The Leptolyngbya sp. FACHB-261 DNA window GGAGGTTACCTCCTTCTATCGTCCTGGGCTCGTGGCGTGTAGCAATGGGAGATCCTGCGCTGTGGCAATCGGTATTCTTGGCACCAAACTGGGCATGACCCAGATCTTCGACGAGCAAAAGCGGGCGATCCCCGTTACGGTCATCCAAGCAGGTCCCTGCACGGTGACTCAGCTCAAGACTGTTCAAACTGATGGCTATACAGCAGTGCAGCTAGGCTTTGAATCAGTTAAAGAAAAAGCGCTGACCCGGCCTGAACTAGGTCATCTCCAGAAATCTGGCGCTGCTCCTCTCCGGCATCTTCAGGAATATCGGGTAGATAGTACGGATACCTACGAACTAGGACAAACCCTAGGCCCAGACCTCTTTAGCGCGGGTCAACTGGTTGATGTTGCTGGCACCAGCATCGGGAAGGGTTTTGCTGGTTACCAGCGGCGTCACAACTTTAAGCGAGGACCGATGGCGCACGGTTCTAAGAACCATCGTCAGCCGGGTTCAACGGGTGCTGGTACAACGCCAGGTCGCGTTTATCCAGGTAAGCGCATGGCAGGGCGTATGGGCGCTGAGCGGGTTACGATTCGCAAGTTGACAGTGATCCGAGTGGATGCCGAGCGCAACTTGATTCTGATTCAGGGCGCTGTACCCGGTAAGCCAGGAGCCCTAGTCAGTATTGTTCCGGCCACAATCGTTGGTCGCGTCAAATAGGAGGCTGGGTTAGAAGCAATGGTTAGCTGCACGATAAAAGATTGGACAGGCACAGATACGGGTGAGGCCAGCCTTGACCTGAGAGTTGCTAACGAGCAAAACGCTCCTCATATTGTTCACCGCGCTTTGCGGCGTCAGCTGGTCAATTCCCGTCAAGGAACGGCCAGTGCTAAGACCCGCTCTGAAGTGAGTGGTGGTGGTCGTAAGCCTTGGCGGCAGAAGGGAACTGGTCGGGCTCGCGCTGGCTCCAGCCGTTCCCCGCTATGGCGGGGTGGCGGGGTGATTTTTGGACCAAAGCCACGGGACTTCGAAGTCAAGATGAATCGCAAAGAGCGTCGTCTTGCCTTACGGACGGCCTTGCAAAGTCGGGTCCAAGATTTGATTGTGGTCGAAGATTTTAACGATCAGCTTCCCCGCCCTAAAACCAGAGACCTGGTTAGTGCCTTAACTCGATGGGGCATTGGTTTAGAGGACAAGGTCCTCCTAATCACTGCCGAGAAGCAGGAAAATACCTATTTATCGGCTCGCAACATCGGCAATCTAAAGCTGATCCTGGCAACGAACCTCAACGTTTATGACCTGCTGGCCGCTGACCGCATCGTCATAACCGCCCCGGCCCTTGAGAAGATTCAGGAGGTTTACAGTGACAGCTGAATTTGATCCCCGGCGTTTAGCTGATCTAGTACGCCGTCCCCTTGTAACTGAGAAGGCAACCATTGTTTTAGGTGACAACAAGTACACCTTTGAGGTTGCCCCCAATGCGACTAAGCCTGAAATTAAGGCAGCGATCGAAGACCTATTTGACGTCAAGGTAGTAAAGGTCAACACTCAGAACCCACCCGCGAAAAAGCGACGGGTTGGCAAATTTGCCGGGGAGCGCCCTCATTACAAGCGGGCTGTTGTCACTCTGGCAGAAGGAGACAAGATTACGCTCTTCCCGGAAGTGTAAGTAAACCTGAACCGAGATTAAAGTTATGGGAATTCGTGCCTACAGACCTTACACTCCAGGAACGCGTCAGCGCACCGATTCTGATTTCGCGGAAATTACGCGTTCAGAACCTGAAAAATCATTAGTTAAATTCAAACACAACCCGAAGGGCCGCAATAACCGAGGGGTAATTACCAGTCGCCGTCGCGGTGGTGGTCATAAGCGTCTCTATCGTGAGATTGATTTCCGTCGGGATAAACGTAACGTCCCTGCTCGGGTCGCAGCGATTGAATATGATCCCAATCGCAATGCTCGTATCGCACTGCTGTTTTATACAGATGGTGAGAAACGATACATTCTGCATCCTCGGGATCTTAAAGTCGGGGCCATAGTCACGGCAGGTGAAGCCGCGCCGATTGAGACTGGCAACGCTTTGCCGCTAAGCAATATTCCACTGGGTACCGGGGTCCATAACGTTGAGTTAGTCCCTGGCAAAGGTGGTCAGATTGTTCGCGCTGCAGGCGCTACCGCTCAAATCGTTGCTAAGGAAGGCAACTTTGTCACCTTAAAGCTTCCCTCTGGCGAAGTGCGGATGATTCGTCGCGACTGCTACGCCACTATTGGTCAGGTAGG harbors:
- a CDS encoding 50S ribosomal protein L23, translated to MTAEFDPRRLADLVRRPLVTEKATIVLGDNKYTFEVAPNATKPEIKAAIEDLFDVKVVKVNTQNPPAKKRRVGKFAGERPHYKRAVVTLAEGDKITLFPEV
- the rplC gene encoding 50S ribosomal protein L3; translation: MAIGILGTKLGMTQIFDEQKRAIPVTVIQAGPCTVTQLKTVQTDGYTAVQLGFESVKEKALTRPELGHLQKSGAAPLRHLQEYRVDSTDTYELGQTLGPDLFSAGQLVDVAGTSIGKGFAGYQRRHNFKRGPMAHGSKNHRQPGSTGAGTTPGRVYPGKRMAGRMGAERVTIRKLTVIRVDAERNLILIQGAVPGKPGALVSIVPATIVGRVK
- the rplB gene encoding 50S ribosomal protein L2 — its product is MGIRAYRPYTPGTRQRTDSDFAEITRSEPEKSLVKFKHNPKGRNNRGVITSRRRGGGHKRLYREIDFRRDKRNVPARVAAIEYDPNRNARIALLFYTDGEKRYILHPRDLKVGAIVTAGEAAPIETGNALPLSNIPLGTGVHNVELVPGKGGQIVRAAGATAQIVAKEGNFVTLKLPSGEVRMIRRDCYATIGQVGNTEHSNLSTGKAGRNRWRGRRPKVRGVVMNPVDHPHGGGEGRAPIGRSTPVTPWGKPTLGYKTRKKNKQSDSLIVRRRRRGSRRGKGGRNT
- the rplD gene encoding 50S ribosomal protein L4, producing the protein MVSCTIKDWTGTDTGEASLDLRVANEQNAPHIVHRALRRQLVNSRQGTASAKTRSEVSGGGRKPWRQKGTGRARAGSSRSPLWRGGGVIFGPKPRDFEVKMNRKERRLALRTALQSRVQDLIVVEDFNDQLPRPKTRDLVSALTRWGIGLEDKVLLITAEKQENTYLSARNIGNLKLILATNLNVYDLLAADRIVITAPALEKIQEVYSDS